One Pocillopora verrucosa isolate sample1 chromosome 10, ASM3666991v2, whole genome shotgun sequence genomic window carries:
- the LOC131787100 gene encoding major facilitator superfamily domain-containing protein 6-A-like — MEKCPKDSKMSSERLCVNDEEGDENSKHRFDCKINRKRLVSKLFYLFYFSAFGSLWPYLSLYFKQLFLSPRQLGILVAVRSLVQFVFTPVWGALADRFNKSKFVLLLGLSAWLLSTFSLAIIPIGEQPKACYEMNSLSLSLFQNGSTTLTNFTEVISRNHQSNDEIVHDHTRSYESIFGTSKYLPWALSFFSNDYEPEKSTKLKEDTFPNLQYYPSPEKISDSSRLFIFMVCVIVIGQIFASPTQCLADTATLQILAEDSREYGKQAFWGSVGYGMTAFIVGTSISGRRTPNPCSKEMDINYIPCFYVFGVFMVTALIVASRFKFKPVDHTQCKETAIGGLRVLKKFDYAFFLFIVFFCGTAFGFIQTFLFWHLRELGAQQILFGLIILSNSTAEVVVYLLSERLLRNIGHFRVMYLGLLCYALRFFYYSYCSRPWLFLPIEFIQGVTTAAVWSSFVSHVGAEPGVATTLQGLVNGFYTGLGYASGGLLGGVMVHEFGTSTAFLVFGELSLIVLFVFIIVNNVRQTEKSSDITFKTVSKADEFEE; from the coding sequence ATGGAAAAATGCCCGAAGGATTCAAAAATGTCCTCTGAGAGACTTTGTGTCAATGATGAAGAAGGAGATGAGAATTCAAAACATCGCTTCGATTGTAAAATTAACCGAAAGCGACTGGTGTCCAAACTATTTTACCTGTTCTACTTCTCGGCTTTTGGATCGCTGTGGCCTTATCTATCATTGTATTTTAAACAGTTGTTCCTATCACCGCGACAGCTTGGTATTCTTGTGGCAGTTCGGTCGcttgttcaatttgtttttacGCCTGTTTGGGGAGCCCTTGCGGATCGCttcaataaaagtaaatttgttttattattagGATTGTCAGCTTGGCTATTGTCAACATTTTCATTGGCAATAATACCGATAGGAGAACAACCGAAAGCCTGTTATGAGATGAACTCTTTGTCTTTGTCATTATTCCAAAATGGCTCTACTACACTGACTAACTTCACCGAGGTAATATCGCGAAATCACCAATCTAACGACGAAATTGTTCATGACCACACTCGCTCTTATGAATCTATTTTTGGAACCAGCAAATATCTTCCGTGGGCCTTAAGCTTTTTCTCAAATGACTACGAGCCTGAGAAGTCGACTAAACTCAAAGAGGACACTTTTCCGAATCTACAATATTACCCATCACCTGAGAAAATATCCGACTCCTCTCGATTGTTCATTTTCATGGTTTGTGTTATAGTAATTGGACAGATTTTTGCATCACCGACGCAGTGTTTGGCAGATACAGCCACTCTGCAGATCCTCGCCGAAGATAGCCGTGAATACGGCAAGCAGGCTTTTTGGGGATCAGTTGGTTATGGTATGACAGCTTTCATCGTTGGTACATCGATAAGTGGACGGAGAACCCCTAATCCTTGTAGCAAGGAAATGGACATTAATTATATTCcgtgtttttatgtttttggaGTTTTCATGGTGACTGCATTGATCGTAGCAAGTCGTTTTAAATTTAAGCCCGTTGATCACACACAATGCAAGGAAACAGCCATAGGAGGACTAAGAGTGCTGAAGAAATTTGATTACGCGTTTTTTCTattcattgtatttttttgtggCACAGCTTTTGGTTTTATACAGACGTTTCTATTTTGGCATCTTCGCGAGTTAGGGGCCCAACAAATACTGTTTGGACTAATTATTCTATCCAACAGTACTGCAGAAGTAGTAGTATATCTACTGTCAGAGCGACTGTTACGAAACATTGGACATTTCCGGGTGATGTACCTCGGACTCCTATGCTACGCTCTGCGATTCTTCTACTATTCTTATTGTAGCAGACCGTGGCTTTTTTTGCCTATCGAATTTATTCAAGGTGTAACCACTGCAGCTGTTTGGTCCTCATTTGTGTCTCATGTTGGTGCGGAGCCTGGCGTGGCAACAACGCTTCAGGGTCTCGTTAATGGATTTTACACCGGTCTTGGTTACGCTAGTGGCGGCCTCTTGGGAGGTGTGATGGTTCATGAATTTGGTACCAGCACTGCCTTTCTAGTCTTTGGAGAATTAAGCTTGATAGTCCTTTTCGTTTTCATCATAGTAAATAATGTTCGCCAAACAGAGAAGAGCAGTGATATAACTTTTAAAACCGTATCCAAAGCAGATGAATTTGAAGAGTAG
- the LOC131787042 gene encoding major facilitator superfamily domain-containing protein 6-like yields the protein MLSSGENTELNGEKKRSPRSAESEGNCCPSVKRKLIPAKLFYFFYFSSLGSLLPYLALYFKQLKLTPTQVGILMGLKPFVEFICTPLWGAVVDRFKMGKLVLLMSLLVAALSQFSLSLVAPAERLCTLNTISRSIKGRNDSSYIATKHGNSSSYWGNFVFVSSILDDLPWPLTYTSKEMETPQTPNTAELFTILLIIILFSNIISSPSLALADTVTMQTLRPDVHLYGRQRLWGSVGWGIASFLVGVLVSVSHHCPNPFTKPSDISYMPCFGTFGVLMLLAVATSTKFKFAYDSEDEKVEDTGLMNNLKQSVNIKYIVFLFTAYYFGILNAFTKTFLFWHLKDLGGTQLLFSIIAAVNCFAEVSLYLLSDKIITRMGHTRVIYLAAAGFTFRCSCYSFLSNPWLILPLEFMPGITNALAWVAMQSYVNEISRNDNATTHQGILCGFYRGLGYGCGEVFGGVMINFVGSGNAFKVFAIGAAFTFLANVFVEELSQVKPVLKMLFKRLMKVKE from the coding sequence ATGTTGAGCTCCGGTGAAAATACTGAGCTTAATGGAGAGAAAAAGAGAAGCCCACGTTCAGCCGAAAGCGAGGGAAATTGTTGTCCAAGCGTCAAAAGAAAACTCATCCCGGccaaattgttttatttcttctatttttcttctttgggaTCACTGCTGCCATATTTAGCTCTGTACTTCAAGCAATTGAAGCTTACACCAACTCAAGTCGGTATATTAATGGGCTTGAAACCTTTTGTGGAGTTTATTTGTACCCCGCTATGGGGAGCCGTTGTGGATCGATTTAAAATGGGGAAATTGGTTCTTCTGATGTCTTTGCTCGTTGCTGCTTTGTCTCAATTCTCGCTGTCCTTAGTAGCACCAGCTGAACGCCTCTGTACCTTAAACACGATATCGCGATCAATCAAGGGTCGAAACGATTCATCTTATATTGCCACAAAGCATGGGAACTCTTCTAGTTACTGggggaattttgtttttgtgtcttcCATTTTGGATGACCTTCCTTGGCCTCTAACTTATACCAGTAAAGAGATGGAAACTCCACAGACACCCAACACTGCGGAACTATTTACAATACTACTTATCATCATTCTGTTCAGCAACATTATCTCGTCTCCGTCTCTTGCGCTCGCAGACACAGTAACGATGCAAACATTAAGGCCAGATGTGCACCTGTATGGACGGCAGCGCCTATGGGGATCGGTTGGATGGGGAATAGCCTCATTTTTAGTTGGTGTTTTGGTATCAGTGAGTCATCACTGTCCAAATCCCTTTACAAAGCCTTCTGATATCAGTTACATGCCTTGCTTTGGTACATTTGGAGTTTTAATGCTTCTTGCAGTCGCTACATCCACAAAATTTAAGTTTGCATATGACTCTGAGGATGAGAAGGTCGAGGATACAGGATTAATGAACAATTTAAAGCAAAGCGTCAATATCAAATACATTGTGTTCTTATTTACTGCATATTATTTTGGAATCCTTAACGCCTTCACGAAAACCTTTTTATTCTGGCACTTAAAAGATTTGGGGGGGACGCAACTGCTATTTAGCATCATTGCAGCAGTAAACTGTTTCGCCGAAGTAAGTTTGTATCTTCTATCAGACAAAATCATTACTCGAATGGGACATACCCGTGTTATATACCTTGCAGCCGCAGGATTTACTTTTCGATGTTCTTGTTATTCGTTTTTATCAAACCCGTGGCTAATCCTTCCGTTAGAGTTTATGCCTGGAATAACAAATGCCTTAGCATGGGTAGCTATGCAGTCATATGTAAATGAAATATCGAGAAATGATAATGCCACAACTCATCAAGGTATTCTTTGTGGATTTTACAGAGGACTTGGCTATGGATGCGGTGAAGTTTTTGGAGGTGTGATGATCAACTTCGTAGGATCGGGAAATGCTTTTAAGGTCTTTGCAATAGGCGCAGCTTTTACGTTCTTAGCTAACGTTTTTGTGGAAGAATTATCTCAAGTCAAGCCAGTTTTAAAAATGCTGTTCAAGCGATTGATGAAAGTCAAAGAATAa